In one Dehalococcoidia bacterium genomic region, the following are encoded:
- a CDS encoding antibiotic biosynthesis monooxygenase, protein MYVIIAPIQIKEGYKDRFIEEMIGDARGSVNDEPGCLRFDVIQDAEDENRIWLYEVYKDEDAFHAHTQAPHFIKWRDASADWREDSGLQGAGRGATNIWPPDDEWK, encoded by the coding sequence ATGTACGTCATCATCGCTCCGATTCAGATCAAAGAAGGCTACAAGGACCGATTCATCGAGGAGATGATCGGCGACGCCCGGGGATCTGTGAACGACGAGCCGGGATGCCTGCGCTTCGACGTCATCCAGGACGCCGAAGACGAGAACCGCATCTGGCTCTATGAGGTCTACAAGGACGAGGACGCCTTCCACGCCCACACTCAGGCGCCACACTTCATCAAGTGGCGAGACGCGTCCGCGGACTGGCGAGAGGACTCAGGACTACAGGGCGCGGGCCGGGGCGCTACCAACATCTGGCCCCCAGACGACGAGTGGAAGTAG
- a CDS encoding alanine--glyoxylate aminotransferase family protein, giving the protein MIGVPPRILLGPGPSMVNNRVLQAMMQNMIGYLDPDYVDIMDQVSGLLGEVFQTKEAYTMALSGTGSSGMEAGLSSILEPGDTVIVCIYGYFGERMVDMATRVGANVVALRSDWGKPFPEEMLEEALKENTDVKMVAVIHAETSTGIRQPLEGMSRLASEHGALFMVDAVTSLGGNEVAFDDLGIDYCYSATQKCLGCPPGLSPVAVSQRAMESIRSRETPPASWYLDLNLNANYWYAPRVYHHTSPVSMVLALGEGLRVVLEEGLENRFARHERNAEALRAGLEALGLGVVTPEGYRLAQVTPVWIPEGVDDAEVRAKLLADYNIEIGKGLGAFDGKVWRFGLMGESSRPDYVLLALSAMESVLSQVGYEVAPGAAVSAASRVL; this is encoded by the coding sequence ATGATTGGCGTACCTCCTCGCATATTGCTGGGTCCCGGACCTTCGATGGTCAACAACAGGGTGCTCCAGGCGATGATGCAGAACATGATCGGATACCTGGACCCTGACTACGTCGACATAATGGACCAGGTCTCCGGACTTCTGGGCGAAGTGTTCCAGACGAAAGAGGCGTACACGATGGCGCTCTCCGGGACCGGATCGTCCGGCATGGAGGCCGGGTTGTCCAGCATCCTGGAACCCGGCGACACCGTGATCGTTTGCATCTACGGGTACTTCGGTGAGCGGATGGTCGACATGGCTACCCGCGTCGGCGCAAACGTGGTCGCGCTGCGCTCCGACTGGGGCAAGCCATTCCCTGAGGAGATGCTCGAAGAGGCACTCAAAGAGAACACTGACGTGAAGATGGTCGCAGTTATCCACGCCGAGACGTCCACCGGCATCAGGCAGCCTCTGGAGGGCATGTCCAGACTTGCCAGTGAGCACGGGGCCCTATTCATGGTCGACGCTGTGACGTCGCTGGGCGGCAACGAGGTCGCATTCGACGACCTGGGCATCGACTACTGCTACAGCGCGACCCAGAAATGCCTGGGATGCCCACCCGGTTTGTCACCCGTGGCAGTCAGCCAGCGCGCCATGGAGTCCATCAGGTCGCGTGAGACGCCACCTGCCTCGTGGTACCTGGACCTCAACCTGAACGCCAACTACTGGTACGCCCCCAGGGTCTACCACCACACCTCGCCGGTGAGCATGGTGCTCGCACTGGGCGAGGGCCTGCGCGTAGTCCTCGAAGAGGGCCTCGAAAACCGATTTGCCCGTCACGAGCGCAACGCAGAGGCGCTGAGGGCCGGACTCGAAGCGCTCGGGCTGGGAGTAGTTACACCCGAAGGCTACAGGCTCGCACAGGTCACTCCCGTCTGGATACCCGAGGGCGTGGACGACGCCGAGGTGCGGGCGAAGCTGCTGGCCGACTACAACATAGAGATCGGGAAGGGCCTCGGCGCGTTTGATGGCAAGGTCTGGCGATTCGGACTCATGGGCGAGTCCAGCCGTCCCGATTACGTGCTGCTCGCGCTGTCGGCCATGGAATCAGTGCTGTCGCAGGTCGGGTACGAAGTCGCACCGGGCGCCGCCGTCTCAGCAGCAAGTAGAGTCCTGTAA
- a CDS encoding ADP-ribosylglycohydrolase family protein: MTLLDRFRGCLLGLAAGDALGTTLEFREPGTFEPIDDMIGGGPFPLEAGQWTDDTSMALCLATSLIEKKGYDPLDQMQRYVRWWREGYLSSTGECFDIGNTVRSALSLFEGTGDPYSGFTDPMSAGNGSLMRLAPVPMCFVADAELAIGRSAASSMTTHGTDEAVDACRYFAGLLVGAFNGVDKDTLLAPHYCPVEGLWDIIPLSPKIADIASGSFKLKEPPAIKGTGYVVDSLEAVLWAFHSTDDFRTGALKAVNLGHDADTTGAIYGQIAGAYYGVESIPAEWRQKLTMSAEITSMADSLYELAQR, encoded by the coding sequence ATAACGCTTCTTGACCGCTTCCGCGGCTGTCTGCTGGGACTGGCGGCAGGCGACGCGTTGGGTACGACGCTGGAATTCAGGGAACCAGGCACGTTCGAGCCCATAGACGACATGATTGGAGGCGGGCCGTTTCCATTGGAGGCTGGTCAGTGGACTGATGACACGTCGATGGCGCTATGCTTGGCCACCAGTTTGATCGAGAAGAAGGGTTACGACCCCCTGGACCAGATGCAACGCTACGTCAGGTGGTGGCGTGAAGGCTATCTGTCCTCGACCGGTGAGTGCTTCGACATTGGCAATACCGTCAGGAGTGCCCTGAGTCTATTTGAGGGTACCGGCGATCCATACTCTGGCTTTACAGACCCCATGTCTGCTGGGAACGGATCCCTGATGCGGCTGGCTCCTGTCCCCATGTGCTTCGTGGCGGACGCTGAATTGGCCATTGGTCGTAGCGCGGCGAGTTCCATGACAACGCACGGTACCGATGAAGCCGTGGACGCCTGCCGCTACTTCGCTGGCCTGCTGGTCGGCGCGTTCAACGGCGTCGACAAGGATACGCTTCTCGCCCCGCACTACTGTCCCGTCGAAGGGCTATGGGACATTATCCCACTGTCTCCGAAGATCGCCGACATAGCCTCCGGCTCGTTCAAGCTCAAAGAGCCGCCTGCGATCAAGGGAACAGGTTACGTCGTGGACTCGCTTGAAGCGGTTCTCTGGGCCTTTCACAGTACCGACGATTTCAGGACGGGGGCACTGAAGGCCGTCAATCTCGGCCATGACGCTGACACAACGGGCGCGATCTACGGTCAGATCGCAGGCGCCTACTACGGTGTCGAATCGATTCCGGCAGAATGGCGCCAGAAGCTGACGATGTCAGCCGAAATCACATCAATGGCCGACAGCCTGTATGAACTAGCCCAGCGCTAG